A portion of the Pan troglodytes isolate AG18354 chromosome 10, NHGRI_mPanTro3-v2.0_pri, whole genome shotgun sequence genome contains these proteins:
- the LOC134807584 gene encoding uncharacterized protein LOC134807584 isoform X2: protein MGPGLGSGAAAAAAARVQRRFTSGPPPPPYTPPPSLHRRHPPPRPLRSPSLDWSRDKSNGERWAGTLPADPGRDRTGPGAFPRLAGAPNLPPPPRAPLPDFRKFTKNSPHEFSCPADPRWRRIHRGGCWEQDLYPLTAAVTPVAPASLQAAAEAPATSGACARTSGTGTTSPSPPE, encoded by the exons ATGGGACCGGGCCTAGGAtctggagctgctgctgctgcagcggCCCGAGTACAGCGACGCTTTACGTCCGGTCCACCACCACCCCCATAcacaccccctccctccctccaccgcCGCCACCCCCCTCCCCGCCCGCTCCGCTCTCCCTCTCTCGATTGGAGCCGAGACAAAAGCAACGGGGAGCGGTGGGCCGGGACGCTACCGGCGGACCCTGGGCGCGACCGGACCGGCCCCGGGGCATTCCCCCGCCTTGCGGGGGCCCCGAATCTGCCGCCCCCGCCGCGCGCCCCGCTGCCAGACTTCCGAAAATTTACCAAAAACTCACCGCATGAATTTTCTTGTCCCGCGGATCCAAGATGGCGACGTATCCACCGCGGAGGCTGCTGGGAGCAAGACCTTTACCCTCTGACCGCCGCCGTGACCCCCGTCGCTCCGGCTTCCCTCCAGGCGGCAGCGGAAG CTCCCGCAACCTCCGGAGCTTGTGCGCGTACTTCAGGGACCGGCACCACGTCACCGTCACCTCCTGAGTAG
- the LOC134807584 gene encoding uncharacterized protein LOC134807584 isoform X1 produces the protein MGPGLGSGAAAAAAARVQRRFTSGPPPPPYTPPPSLHRRHPPPRPLRSPSLDWSRDKSNGERWAGTLPADPGRDRTGPGAFPRLAGAPNLPPPPRAPLPDFRKFTKNSPHEFSCPADPRWRRIHRGGCWEQDLYPLTAAVTPVAPASLQAAAEGGSDDCKTAAMGSRNLRSLCAYFRDRHHVTVTS, from the exons ATGGGACCGGGCCTAGGAtctggagctgctgctgctgcagcggCCCGAGTACAGCGACGCTTTACGTCCGGTCCACCACCACCCCCATAcacaccccctccctccctccaccgcCGCCACCCCCCTCCCCGCCCGCTCCGCTCTCCCTCTCTCGATTGGAGCCGAGACAAAAGCAACGGGGAGCGGTGGGCCGGGACGCTACCGGCGGACCCTGGGCGCGACCGGACCGGCCCCGGGGCATTCCCCCGCCTTGCGGGGGCCCCGAATCTGCCGCCCCCGCCGCGCGCCCCGCTGCCAGACTTCCGAAAATTTACCAAAAACTCACCGCATGAATTTTCTTGTCCCGCGGATCCAAGATGGCGACGTATCCACCGCGGAGGCTGCTGGGAGCAAGACCTTTACCCTCTGACCGCCGCCGTGACCCCCGTCGCTCCGGCTTCCCTCCAGGCGGCAGCGGAAGGTGGGAGCGACGACTGCAAAACGGCAGCGATGGG CTCCCGCAACCTCCGGAGCTTGTGCGCGTACTTCAGGGACCGGCACCACGTCACCGTCACCTCCTGA